One Oscillospiraceae bacterium genomic region harbors:
- a CDS encoding ribonuclease Z: MMQLTLLGTGGTQPLPDRALASLAVTVQGHTLLLDCGEGTQVSLRKYGVSSYRIDAVLLTHYHGDHILGLPGLLQTLASLNRTAPLTIYGPPGQESIAAAIMALAGPLPYPVAWKIAEGTCKEAGLTVTPFPLKHRVPCCGYRLHLPRAGRFDAARAKAAGIPLKYWRVLQAGQSIGGFAPGDVLGPPRRGLTVVYATDTRPCPAVLEAARGADLLCMDSTYADDTDLPKAKLYGHATCRETGALAAEAKVRRLWLTHYSAAVTDPAPGLAAARTQYPAAAAGYDGLQLELEFDEG; this comes from the coding sequence ATGATGCAGCTTACCCTATTGGGCACGGGCGGCACACAACCCCTGCCGGACCGGGCGCTGGCGTCCCTGGCTGTGACGGTGCAGGGCCATACCCTGCTGCTGGATTGCGGCGAGGGCACCCAGGTCAGCCTGCGGAAATACGGCGTGAGCTCCTACCGCATCGATGCCGTACTGCTGACCCATTACCACGGCGACCACATTTTGGGCCTGCCGGGCCTGCTGCAAACACTGGCCAGCCTGAACCGCACCGCACCGCTGACGATCTACGGCCCGCCGGGGCAGGAGAGTATTGCGGCGGCCATCATGGCCTTAGCCGGGCCGCTGCCCTACCCTGTCGCGTGGAAGATCGCCGAGGGCACATGCAAAGAAGCAGGCCTGACGGTCACGCCGTTCCCCCTCAAGCACCGCGTGCCCTGCTGCGGCTACCGGCTGCACCTGCCCCGGGCCGGGCGGTTCGACGCCGCACGGGCCAAGGCCGCGGGTATCCCGCTGAAATACTGGCGGGTGCTGCAGGCCGGGCAGAGCATCGGCGGCTTTGCGCCGGGCGACGTATTAGGCCCGCCCCGCCGGGGGCTGACCGTGGTGTACGCCACCGATACCCGCCCCTGCCCCGCCGTGCTGGAAGCTGCCCGGGGCGCGGACCTGCTGTGCATGGACTCGACCTACGCCGACGACACCGACCTGCCCAAGGCGAAACTCTACGGCCACGCTACCTGTCGGGAGACCGGTGCGCTGGCCGCCGAAGCCAAGGTCCGCCGCCTGTGGCTGACCCACTACAGCGCCGCTGTCACCGACCCTGCCCCCGGCCTGGCCGCCGCCCGGACCCAATACCCCGCAGCAGCAGCCGGGTATGACGGCCTGCAATTGGAACTGGAATTTGACGAGGGGTAA
- a CDS encoding AraC family transcriptional regulator — protein MENQPTLRETKKHGAAWFPFNIYPCAIPQDFTQVALHWQDSMELVFVKKGRGIVQAGLTSYTAAAGDIYVFAPGVLHALRQLDNERMEYENIIFDLELLGGSGDVAAEKYLLPLQSGRLALPMRLTPDDWSYDWAANCLRAAEEFNKIKDIGYELCIKGELLLFLAALVGREGDLPPVDNADTRRLKAALQLVEEHYMEDISIDRAAAACGCSASHFMRWFKAMTAQSFTAFLNEHRLNAAAAALRAGDDTVLAIAESCGFENLSYFNRMFKRKFGLTPREYRGR, from the coding sequence ATGGAAAATCAACCAACTTTGCGGGAGACCAAAAAGCACGGCGCAGCGTGGTTCCCGTTCAACATCTATCCCTGCGCCATCCCGCAGGATTTTACCCAGGTGGCCCTGCACTGGCAGGACAGCATGGAGCTGGTGTTCGTAAAAAAAGGACGCGGCATCGTGCAGGCGGGTCTGACCAGCTACACCGCCGCGGCGGGGGACATCTATGTGTTTGCCCCCGGCGTACTGCACGCCCTGCGCCAGCTGGACAATGAGCGGATGGAGTACGAAAATATCATTTTCGATTTGGAGCTGCTGGGCGGCAGCGGCGACGTGGCGGCGGAAAAATATCTGCTGCCCCTGCAAAGCGGCCGCCTGGCCCTGCCCATGCGTTTAACGCCCGATGATTGGAGTTATGACTGGGCGGCAAACTGTCTGCGCGCAGCCGAGGAATTTAATAAGATAAAGGACATTGGCTACGAGCTGTGCATAAAGGGCGAACTGCTGTTGTTTTTGGCGGCTTTAGTGGGCCGCGAAGGCGACCTGCCCCCCGTCGACAACGCCGACACCCGGCGGTTAAAGGCGGCTTTGCAGCTGGTGGAGGAGCACTACATGGAAGATATTTCCATCGACCGCGCGGCCGCCGCCTGCGGGTGCAGTGCCAGCCACTTTATGCGGTGGTTCAAGGCCATGACGGCTCAGAGCTTTACCGCGTTTTTGAATGAGCACCGGCTCAATGCGGCGGCGGCGGCCTTACGCGCGGGGGATGATACCGTGTTGGCGATTGCGGAAAGCTGCGGGTTTGAAAACCTTTCCTATTTTAATAGAATGTTTAAGAGGAAGTTTGGGTTGACACCCCGGGAGTACCGCGGGAGATAA
- a CDS encoding exonuclease SbcCD subunit D, with protein MKFLHLADLHLGKRVNGFDLLEDQRYILEQILALCDSNKVDAVVLAGDIYDAPVPPAAACTLLDWFLTQLAARRIAVLTVSGNHDSAERLDYAAGLLANQNVYIAGQFRGAPRQIVLNDRFGPVEFTLLPFVRAATVRHYMPEADLPDYDSAVAAALSACAPSAERRVLVAHQMVVAGLCPPQLSGSETAPLTVGTVDSVDAAHFAGFSYTALGHIHRAQRVGSDTVRYAGAPLCYHLDECGMEKSATLVRLGRRGVDGIDTLPLHPRRAMRHIVGPLAKLVEHPADTGDYIWATLTDPTPQPDAMAMLRAAYPNAMRLDYRPQGAEILPADTAQSVRGKPFASLFEDFFTQMNGRPLTVEEARAVKALREEASK; from the coding sequence ATGAAATTTCTGCATCTGGCCGATCTGCACCTGGGCAAACGGGTCAACGGGTTCGACCTTCTGGAAGATCAGCGCTACATCCTGGAACAAATTTTAGCGCTGTGTGACAGCAATAAGGTGGACGCCGTGGTGCTGGCGGGCGATATTTACGACGCCCCCGTGCCCCCCGCCGCCGCCTGCACCCTGCTGGACTGGTTCCTGACCCAGCTGGCCGCCCGGCGCATCGCCGTGCTGACCGTGTCCGGCAACCATGACAGCGCCGAGCGGCTGGACTACGCCGCCGGGCTGCTGGCCAACCAGAACGTATACATCGCCGGGCAGTTCCGGGGCGCACCGCGGCAAATCGTCCTCAACGACCGCTTCGGCCCCGTGGAGTTCACGCTGCTGCCCTTCGTGCGCGCCGCCACCGTGCGCCATTACATGCCCGAGGCCGACCTGCCCGATTACGACAGCGCCGTCGCCGCCGCCCTGTCCGCCTGTGCGCCCAGCGCCGAGCGCCGCGTGCTGGTGGCCCATCAGATGGTAGTGGCCGGGCTTTGCCCGCCCCAGCTTTCCGGCAGCGAGACCGCGCCCCTCACCGTGGGAACCGTGGATTCCGTCGATGCTGCGCACTTTGCCGGGTTCAGCTATACCGCGCTGGGCCACATCCACCGCGCCCAGCGGGTGGGCAGTGACACCGTGCGCTACGCCGGTGCGCCGCTGTGCTACCATCTGGACGAGTGCGGCATGGAGAAATCCGCCACGCTGGTCCGCCTGGGCCGCCGGGGCGTGGACGGCATCGACACGCTGCCCCTGCACCCCCGCCGCGCCATGCGGCATATCGTCGGCCCGCTGGCCAAACTGGTGGAGCATCCCGCCGACACCGGCGATTACATCTGGGCCACCCTGACCGACCCCACGCCCCAGCCCGACGCCATGGCCATGCTGCGCGCCGCCTACCCCAACGCCATGCGGCTGGACTACCGCCCCCAGGGGGCCGAGATTTTGCCCGCCGACACTGCGCAATCGGTGCGGGGCAAGCCCTTTGCCTCGCTGTTTGAGGACTTTTTCACCCAGATGAACGGCCGCCCGCTGACCGTGGAGGAAGCCCGTGCCGTGAAAGCCCTGCGAGAGGAGGCCTCCAAATGA
- the argF gene encoding ornithine carbamoyltransferase, with the protein MDLIGRDFLTLLDFTPAEIGSLLDLAAELKAKKKAGIPHDTLRGKNVALIFEKTSTRTRCSFEVAAHDLGMGTTYLDPTGSQIGKKESIADTAQVLSGMFEGIEYRGYGQAIVEELARYASVPVWNGLTNEYHPTQILADFLTLREHFGKLQGLKFAYMGDARYNMGNSLMIGCAKMGLDFVACAPKAYWPDPALVEKCKEFAERSGASITLSEDTNAVAGADVIYTDVWVSMGEPVEVWAERIEALSPYQVNAELMAKAKPRAVFMHCLPAYHDHKTAVGKEMGEKFNRDAMEVTDEVFNGPQSIVFQEAENRMHTIKAVMAATLGA; encoded by the coding sequence ATGGACCTGATCGGACGCGACTTTTTAACGCTGCTGGACTTTACCCCGGCCGAGATCGGCAGCCTGCTGGACCTGGCTGCTGAGCTGAAAGCCAAAAAGAAGGCCGGCATCCCCCACGATACGCTGCGCGGCAAAAACGTGGCGCTCATTTTTGAGAAAACTTCCACCCGCACCCGCTGCAGCTTTGAGGTCGCCGCTCACGATCTGGGCATGGGCACCACCTACCTGGACCCCACCGGCAGCCAGATCGGCAAAAAGGAGTCCATCGCCGACACCGCCCAGGTGCTTTCCGGCATGTTTGAGGGCATCGAGTACCGCGGCTACGGCCAGGCCATCGTGGAGGAGCTGGCCAGGTATGCCAGCGTGCCCGTCTGGAACGGCCTGACCAACGAGTACCACCCCACCCAGATCCTGGCCGACTTCCTTACCCTGCGGGAGCATTTCGGCAAGCTGCAGGGCCTCAAGTTTGCCTACATGGGCGACGCCCGCTACAACATGGGCAACAGCCTGATGATCGGCTGCGCCAAGATGGGCCTGGATTTCGTGGCCTGCGCCCCCAAGGCTTACTGGCCTGACCCCGCCCTGGTGGAAAAGTGCAAAGAGTTTGCCGAGCGCAGCGGCGCCTCCATCACCCTGTCCGAGGACACCAACGCTGTGGCTGGTGCGGATGTCATCTACACCGACGTGTGGGTCAGCATGGGCGAGCCGGTGGAAGTCTGGGCCGAGCGCATCGAGGCCCTGTCCCCCTACCAGGTCAACGCCGAACTGATGGCCAAGGCCAAGCCCAGAGCCGTGTTCATGCACTGCCTGCCCGCCTACCACGACCACAAGACCGCCGTGGGCAAGGAGATGGGCGAGAAGTTCAACCGCGACGCCATGGAAGTGACCGACGAGGTCTTCAACGGCCCGCAGTCCATCGTCTTCCAGGAAGCCGAGAACCGCATGCACACCATCAAGGCCGTGATGGCGGCCACCCTGGGCGCGTAA
- the glgP gene encoding glycogen/starch/alpha-glucan family phosphorylase, whose translation MNMTAAIEALTGKALAESTDQEIYLALLDIVREQSAEKVRPVTGRKLYYISAEFLIGKLLSNNLINLGLYDDVRDALAAAGKNLSDIEEVEPEPSLGNGGLGRLAACFLDSLATLNLPGDGVGLRYHFGLFHQSFAKGVQNELPDPWLTNHSWAEKTDVTYPVELAGKEYTARLYKLAVTGYQGRTNTLNLFDLDTIDETIVHDGIQFDKTDIDKNLTLFLYPDDSDEAGRRLRVYQQYLMVSAGAQLILAECAARGCNYHDLADYAAIQINDTHPSMVIPELIRLLGEKGIEFDEAVEIVTKTCAYTNHTILAEALEKWPRAYLDAVVPQLMPIIEKLDELARTRTEDESLAIIDKDDRVHMAHMDIHFTHSTNGVAYLHTEILKNSELHGFYELYPEKFNNKTNGITFRRWLLECDPALTSLIEELIGSGFRKDATELEKLLACKDDVDMLQRFSKVKADNKKALADWLQRTQGVTVNTDAMFDIQSKRLHEYKRQQLNLLYLIHQYYEIKAGHTPATPLVSIFGAKAAPAYIIAKDIIHALLTLSKVIAADPEVSPWLQVVFVENYNVTAAEKLIPACDLSEQISLASKEASGTGNMKFMLNGALTLGTMDGANVEISQQVGNDNIYIFGQTSDQVIHRYEAADYCAAQWYEGDPNIRRAIDFLTGPEMLAAGNAENLQRLHDELIHKDWFQTLPDFNAYVVRKGQALADYAYDPLGWRRKCLINIAKAGMFSSDRTIAEYDADIWHLGK comes from the coding sequence ATGAATATGACCGCTGCCATCGAAGCCCTGACCGGCAAAGCCCTGGCCGAAAGCACCGACCAGGAGATCTACCTCGCCCTGCTGGACATCGTCCGCGAGCAGAGCGCCGAAAAGGTCCGGCCCGTCACCGGCCGCAAGCTCTACTACATCAGCGCCGAGTTCCTGATCGGCAAGCTGCTGTCCAACAACCTGATCAACTTAGGGCTGTACGACGACGTCCGCGACGCTTTGGCCGCTGCGGGCAAGAATCTGTCCGACATTGAGGAGGTTGAGCCGGAGCCGAGCCTTGGCAACGGCGGTCTGGGCCGCCTGGCCGCCTGCTTCCTGGATTCGCTGGCCACCCTCAACCTGCCCGGCGACGGCGTGGGCCTGCGTTACCACTTCGGCCTGTTCCACCAGTCCTTCGCGAAGGGCGTGCAGAACGAGCTGCCCGACCCCTGGCTGACCAACCACAGCTGGGCCGAAAAGACCGACGTTACCTACCCGGTCGAGCTGGCCGGCAAGGAGTACACCGCCCGCCTGTACAAGCTGGCCGTCACCGGCTACCAGGGCCGCACCAACACCCTGAACCTGTTCGACCTGGACACCATCGATGAGACGATTGTCCATGACGGCATCCAGTTTGACAAGACCGACATCGACAAGAACCTGACGCTGTTCCTGTACCCCGATGACAGCGACGAGGCCGGCCGCCGCCTGCGCGTTTACCAGCAATACCTGATGGTCAGTGCCGGTGCCCAGCTCATCCTGGCCGAGTGCGCTGCCCGCGGCTGCAACTACCACGACCTGGCCGACTACGCCGCCATCCAGATCAACGACACCCATCCCAGCATGGTCATTCCCGAGCTGATCCGCCTGCTGGGCGAGAAGGGCATCGAATTTGACGAAGCTGTGGAAATTGTCACCAAGACCTGCGCCTACACCAACCACACCATCCTGGCCGAAGCCCTGGAGAAGTGGCCCCGCGCCTACCTGGATGCCGTGGTCCCGCAGCTAATGCCCATCATCGAGAAGCTGGACGAGCTGGCCCGCACCCGCACCGAGGACGAGAGCCTGGCCATCATCGACAAGGACGACCGCGTCCACATGGCCCACATGGACATCCACTTCACCCACTCCACCAACGGCGTGGCCTACCTGCACACCGAGATCCTGAAGAACTCCGAGCTGCACGGTTTCTACGAGCTGTACCCCGAGAAATTCAACAATAAGACAAACGGCATCACCTTCCGCCGCTGGCTGCTGGAGTGCGACCCCGCCCTGACCAGCCTGATCGAGGAGCTCATCGGCTCCGGCTTCCGCAAGGATGCCACTGAGCTGGAAAAGCTGCTGGCCTGCAAGGACGACGTGGACATGCTGCAGCGCTTCTCCAAGGTGAAGGCTGACAACAAGAAGGCGCTGGCCGACTGGCTGCAGCGCACCCAGGGCGTGACCGTCAACACCGACGCCATGTTCGACATCCAGTCCAAGCGCCTGCATGAGTACAAGCGCCAGCAGCTCAACCTGCTCTACCTCATCCACCAGTATTACGAGATCAAGGCCGGCCACACCCCGGCTACCCCGCTGGTCAGCATCTTCGGCGCCAAGGCCGCCCCGGCGTACATCATCGCCAAGGACATCATCCACGCCCTGCTGACCCTGTCCAAGGTCATCGCCGCTGACCCCGAGGTCAGCCCCTGGCTGCAGGTGGTGTTTGTGGAGAACTACAACGTCACCGCCGCCGAGAAGCTCATCCCCGCCTGTGACTTGTCCGAGCAGATCTCCCTGGCCTCCAAGGAGGCTTCCGGCACCGGCAACATGAAGTTCATGCTGAACGGCGCCCTGACCCTGGGCACCATGGACGGCGCCAACGTCGAGATCAGCCAGCAGGTGGGCAACGACAATATCTACATCTTCGGCCAGACCTCCGACCAGGTCATCCACCGTTACGAGGCCGCCGATTACTGCGCCGCCCAGTGGTACGAGGGCGACCCCAACATCCGCCGCGCCATCGACTTCCTGACCGGCCCCGAAATGCTGGCCGCCGGCAATGCCGAGAACCTGCAGCGCCTGCACGACGAGCTGATCCACAAGGATTGGTTCCAGACCCTGCCGGACTTCAACGCCTACGTGGTGCGCAAGGGCCAGGCACTGGCCGACTACGCCTACGACCCGCTGGGCTGGCGCCGCAAGTGCCTGATCAACATCGCCAAGGCGGGCATGTTCAGCAGCGACCGTACCATTGCCGAGTACGATGCCGACATCTGGCACCTGGGCAAGTAA
- a CDS encoding helix-turn-helix domain containing protein: MPKGVPNKRYTPEFKRMVVETMEKEHLSIHATMQEFGINDHKIIERWERIYLEEGPEGLTVERRGRGSTGRPKKLPKEVEEELLAEVQRLRAENDYLKNLQALVLEDERRQRRKRR, from the coding sequence ATGCCAAAAGGAGTACCAAACAAACGATATACGCCGGAATTCAAGAGAATGGTTGTAGAAACCATGGAAAAAGAACATCTGAGTATCCATGCAACGATGCAGGAATTCGGAATTAACGACCATAAAATTATAGAGCGTTGGGAACGCATTTATCTGGAAGAAGGGCCGGAAGGCTTGACGGTTGAGCGACGGGGCCGCGGCAGCACTGGTCGGCCAAAGAAGCTGCCAAAAGAGGTAGAAGAAGAGCTGCTGGCCGAAGTGCAGCGACTGCGTGCGGAGAATGATTACCTAAAAAACTTGCAAGCCTTGGTTTTGGAAGACGAGCGACGCCAGCGCAGAAAACGCAGGTAG
- a CDS encoding IS3 family transposase, protein MDILLSIAQLPRATFYYHLKRMNSADKYKAVKAEITAIYHENKGRYGYRRITAELHKRNFLLNHKTVQRLMKELGLVCRVRMKKYRSYKGEVGKIAPNLLSRDFRAEKPNQKWVTDVTEFSLFGEKLYLSPILDLHSSDLVSYTISDRPVLSMVTTMLNEAFAKIPDGTNLILHSDQGWQYQHKQYQRMLREKGIRQSMSRKGNCLDNAVIENFFGLLKSELLYLQEFQSMEHFKQELVEYLDYYNNRRIKAKLKGLPPAIHRQQALSAA, encoded by the coding sequence CTGGATATTCTTCTCTCAATCGCTCAACTACCCCGTGCCACTTTCTACTACCATCTGAAGCGGATGAACAGTGCAGATAAGTATAAAGCTGTCAAAGCGGAGATCACGGCCATCTACCACGAAAACAAAGGAAGATACGGCTATCGCCGCATTACAGCAGAACTTCACAAGCGCAATTTCCTCCTGAACCACAAGACTGTCCAGCGGCTTATGAAGGAGCTGGGCTTAGTTTGCCGTGTCAGGATGAAGAAGTATCGTTCTTACAAGGGTGAAGTTGGCAAAATCGCACCAAATCTGTTAAGCCGGGACTTCCGCGCCGAAAAGCCAAACCAGAAGTGGGTCACCGATGTGACAGAGTTCAGTTTGTTTGGAGAGAAACTGTATCTGTCTCCAATTCTGGATCTGCACAGCAGCGATCTGGTCAGCTATACCATATCGGATCGCCCTGTGCTCAGCATGGTGACAACCATGCTGAACGAGGCATTTGCAAAAATTCCAGACGGAACAAACCTCATTCTCCATTCTGATCAGGGCTGGCAGTACCAACATAAACAGTATCAACGGATGCTCCGAGAGAAAGGCATCCGGCAGAGCATGAGCCGGAAAGGCAACTGTCTGGACAACGCTGTGATAGAGAATTTCTTTGGCTTACTCAAAAGTGAACTGTTGTACTTACAAGAGTTTCAGTCCATGGAACACTTCAAGCAGGAACTCGTTGAATATCTGGATTACTACAACAACCGCAGGATCAAGGCAAAGCTAAAGGGCTTGCCGCCTGCAATTCACAGACAGCAAGCCCTTTCGGCTGCTTGA
- a CDS encoding NusG domain II-containing protein, producing the protein MGKYKKELLFTLAVLAAAAGLWLGTHAGRGTGNVAVVRYGDPQVEQRIDLSQNGDYDIDTGTYTVHLHVENGGIAFVNSPCPDHLCEGFGILQNAGDWAACMPARTSITIEEK; encoded by the coding sequence ATGGGCAAATACAAAAAGGAACTGCTGTTCACCCTCGCCGTGCTGGCAGCGGCCGCGGGACTTTGGCTGGGCACTCACGCCGGGCGCGGTACCGGCAATGTTGCCGTGGTGCGCTACGGCGACCCCCAGGTGGAGCAGCGCATCGACTTATCCCAAAACGGCGATTACGACATCGATACCGGCACCTACACCGTCCACCTGCATGTGGAAAACGGCGGCATCGCCTTTGTGAACAGCCCCTGCCCCGACCACCTGTGCGAGGGGTTCGGCATTTTGCAAAACGCCGGTGACTGGGCGGCCTGCATGCCCGCCCGCACCAGCATCACCATAGAAGAAAAATAA
- a CDS encoding DNA polymerase IV yields MSKIFFHVDVNSAFLSWSAIKHLRDGEDVDLRTIPAVVGGDEAQRHGVVLAKSGPAKKYGIKTGESLFAARTKYPGIKVVPPDFDFYVQKSKAMIAILQDYTPDVEQYSIDEAFLDMTGTEQLFGPPLTVAHAIRQRIYRELGFTVNVGVAPNRLLAKMASDFEKPDKVHTLFPEEVPAKMWPLPVGDLFGVGPSAARRLNAWGVYTIGELAAMDRDTAVRLFGTRGDTLWNYANGREADPLTKQRARDNSYGNSVTMPKDLEKPEQADATMLALCDSVGRRLRRDGKTARVVTVQLVDNAFRRTSHQTTLPNPTNSTDRLYHVAVELMRQMWPARPVRLVGVSAEKTSTDNFEQMDLFTDTARLDKQEKLDRTADALRKKFGGAVVTRAKLLMDDAEKPKALGAAKNKD; encoded by the coding sequence ATGTCCAAAATCTTTTTCCATGTGGATGTCAACTCGGCGTTTTTGTCGTGGTCGGCCATCAAGCATCTGCGGGACGGCGAGGACGTGGACCTGCGCACCATCCCGGCGGTGGTGGGCGGCGACGAAGCCCAGCGCCATGGCGTCGTGCTGGCCAAGAGCGGCCCCGCCAAGAAATACGGCATCAAAACCGGCGAAAGCCTGTTTGCCGCCCGCACCAAGTACCCGGGCATCAAGGTGGTGCCGCCGGACTTCGACTTTTACGTGCAGAAGAGCAAGGCGATGATCGCGATTTTGCAAGATTATACGCCCGATGTGGAGCAGTACAGCATCGACGAAGCCTTCCTGGACATGACCGGCACCGAGCAGCTCTTCGGCCCGCCGCTGACTGTGGCCCACGCCATCCGCCAGCGCATTTATAGGGAGCTGGGGTTCACCGTCAATGTGGGCGTAGCGCCCAACCGCCTGCTGGCCAAGATGGCCTCAGACTTTGAAAAGCCCGACAAGGTGCATACGCTCTTCCCCGAGGAAGTGCCCGCCAAGATGTGGCCGCTGCCGGTGGGGGATTTGTTCGGCGTGGGACCCAGCGCAGCGCGGCGGCTGAACGCCTGGGGCGTGTATACCATCGGTGAGCTGGCGGCCATGGACCGCGACACGGCGGTGCGGCTGTTTGGCACCCGGGGCGACACGCTGTGGAACTACGCCAACGGCCGTGAGGCCGACCCGCTGACCAAGCAGCGCGCCAGGGACAACAGCTACGGCAACAGCGTGACGATGCCGAAAGATCTGGAGAAGCCCGAACAGGCCGACGCTACGATGCTGGCGTTGTGTGACTCGGTAGGGCGGCGGCTGCGGCGGGACGGCAAGACCGCCCGCGTGGTGACGGTGCAGCTGGTGGACAACGCGTTCCGCCGCACCAGCCACCAGACCACGCTGCCCAATCCGACCAACTCCACCGACCGGCTGTACCACGTGGCCGTCGAGCTGATGCGCCAGATGTGGCCTGCCCGGCCGGTGCGGCTGGTGGGCGTCAGCGCCGAAAAAACCAGCACCGACAACTTTGAGCAGATGGATCTATTTACCGACACCGCCCGGCTGGACAAACAGGAAAAGCTGGACCGCACCGCCGATGCCCTGCGGAAAAAATTTGGCGGCGCCGTGGTGACCCGGGCCAAGCTTTTGATGGACGACGCAGAGAAGCCGAAAGCGCTTGGCGCGGCGAAAAATAAAGATTGA
- a CDS encoding GNAT family N-acetyltransferase, protein MNPTFKQVTKTRYVQLVAELAQEIFVQHYTKLTPKVAAALADKYQSDILTDDEIHSGVINYFLIYLGTEPVGYFALDLGPAGAMCLSRLFIKEKARGQGIGRSIVAYAQKLAEGDGRSRLYLRIWARDLKAEGFAKKCRFRKAETVPMEVLPGTTLDITTWEKLWR, encoded by the coding sequence ATGAATCCTACTTTTAAACAGGTCACCAAGACCCGCTACGTCCAACTGGTCGCCGAGCTGGCCCAGGAAATTTTTGTGCAGCACTACACCAAGCTGACCCCCAAGGTCGCCGCCGCCCTGGCCGATAAGTACCAGAGCGACATCCTGACCGATGACGAGATCCACAGCGGCGTCATCAACTATTTTCTCATCTACCTGGGCACCGAGCCGGTGGGCTACTTTGCCCTGGACCTGGGCCCCGCCGGCGCCATGTGCCTGAGCCGCCTGTTTATAAAAGAGAAAGCCCGCGGACAGGGCATCGGCCGCAGCATTGTAGCCTACGCCCAAAAGCTGGCCGAGGGCGACGGCCGCAGCCGCCTGTACCTGCGCATCTGGGCCCGTGACCTGAAAGCCGAGGGCTTCGCCAAAAAATGCCGCTTCCGCAAGGCCGAGACCGTGCCGATGGAGGTTTTGCCGGGCACAACGCTGGATATTACCACTTGGGAGAAGCTGTGGCGCTAA